A window of Ipomoea triloba cultivar NCNSP0323 chromosome 2, ASM357664v1 contains these coding sequences:
- the LOC116004199 gene encoding uncharacterized protein DDB_G0275933-like — protein MGYVQEARENHVKKKVEEALRSKMKQKALKECDEYAAKYAECATGKTISVVWQCRKQAKELNNCLHQYTNESVLEEMKKEYALQQDGKEPMRL, from the exons ATGGGTTACGTGCAAGAAGCAAGAGAAAATCACGTCAAGAAGAAGGTTGAAGAAG cTTTACGCAGCAAAATGAAGCAGAAGGCGCTAAAGGAATGCGATGAATATGCTGCGAAGTATGCTGAATGTGCAACTGGAAAAACAATATCTGTGGTTTGGCAATGCCGCAAACAGGCTAAAGAATTAAATAATTGCCTTCATCAGTA TACCAATGAGTCTGTGttggaagaaatgaagaaagagtACGCCCTCCAGCAGGATGGAAAGGAGCCAATGAGATTATAA